One Lysobacter enzymogenes DNA segment encodes these proteins:
- a CDS encoding OprO/OprP family phosphate-selective porin gives MRFERVCWGALSWLALSPAWAADGGYSVLGDWPVKVVSESGIEAGLKGNFSYDVARFDGAPGFADGDAWRRQELNAYVRKPGVFELTLGYDLHNEVWLDNFVRVSGAAGDLRIGQFKTPVGYEESAVGTTATTFMERALPVTAFYAGRRLGVDWTYEKIPNWYLNAAVQAGGDLLGDNHGRTLGARAVFNPVKDDAQVLHLGLSASNEKRDDDTLRLQVRPEAFLTARRLVDTGALNRVEGISRYGLEAIWQRGPLLLQSEYLRIGVDRYGVADYSADGYYLAASWVATGEKRGYKSGAFGNVKPSRAWGAVELAARYSRIDLDDAGVALGGRQSDWTFGANWYIGQHFRLQFNYVWTDAARRGVELDPEIAQLRAQVYF, from the coding sequence ATGCGATTCGAACGAGTGTGTTGGGGCGCGCTGTCGTGGTTGGCGCTATCGCCCGCGTGGGCTGCCGACGGCGGCTACAGCGTGCTGGGCGACTGGCCGGTCAAGGTGGTGAGCGAATCCGGGATCGAAGCCGGGCTCAAGGGCAATTTCAGCTACGACGTCGCGCGCTTCGACGGTGCGCCCGGCTTCGCCGACGGCGACGCCTGGCGCCGGCAGGAGCTCAACGCCTACGTGCGCAAGCCGGGCGTGTTCGAGCTGACCCTGGGCTACGACCTGCACAACGAGGTCTGGCTCGACAACTTCGTGCGCGTCTCCGGCGCCGCCGGCGACCTGCGCATCGGCCAGTTCAAGACTCCGGTGGGCTACGAGGAAAGCGCGGTCGGCACCACCGCGACCACGTTCATGGAGCGCGCGCTGCCGGTGACCGCGTTCTACGCCGGCCGCCGCCTCGGGGTGGACTGGACGTACGAGAAGATCCCGAACTGGTATCTCAACGCCGCCGTCCAGGCGGGCGGCGATCTGCTCGGCGACAACCACGGGCGCACCCTCGGCGCGCGCGCGGTGTTCAATCCGGTCAAGGACGACGCCCAGGTGCTTCACTTGGGCCTGTCGGCCTCCAACGAGAAGCGCGACGACGACACCCTGCGCCTGCAGGTGCGCCCGGAAGCGTTCCTGACCGCGCGCCGGCTGGTCGACACCGGTGCGTTGAACCGGGTCGAAGGCATTTCGCGGTACGGGCTGGAAGCGATCTGGCAGCGCGGCCCGCTGCTGCTGCAGAGCGAATACCTGCGCATCGGCGTCGACCGCTACGGCGTGGCCGACTACAGCGCCGACGGTTACTACCTCGCCGCCTCGTGGGTGGCGACCGGCGAGAAGCGCGGCTACAAGAGCGGCGCGTTCGGCAACGTCAAGCCGAGCCGCGCCTGGGGCGCGGTGGAACTGGCCGCGCGTTATTCGCGCATCGATCTCGACGACGCCGGCGTCGCCCTCGGCGGCCGCCAGAGCGACTGGACCTTCGGCGCCAACTGGTACATCGGCCAGCACTTCAGGCTGCAGTTCAACTACGTGTGGACCGACGCGGCGCGGCGCGGCGTCGAGCTGGATCCGGAAATCGCGCAGTTGCGCGCACAAGTCTATTTCTGA
- a CDS encoding ATP-binding protein, translating into MKDKNADSFWKRYSALLAALAVSLLIAAVMTVLSVRLGERIGQGVVIRDVGGKQRTASQIGLRVMLEMERDLRNGEVPSPDLMKELRDRTTRINNTINAFYKGGTIPEEAGKKPLEPDGFSDEIVRTNQEIDKIWRPYNERIQRVLAAPAPDPALLAEAISYGRTAIVELQSKFTTLVDKTQTQNEVDSHDLTLVQNVGAGLLLLNFLFTIFVALGRLRAGDRAVAQSHKQTDDILATVKEGLFLVSSDFSIGAQMSRALPEVMQRRIEPGMSLIEVLRPMVAASTLEATRDYLGLLFGKRVKENLVASLNPLSEVPVAGGSDGRGQAQPRYLNFQFNSVQEGEGTVHLLVTVSDATERVRLTQEIAAAKTRTREEMESLLRVLSRDSAEVRFFLHRIGVVLERINDDLRQAAARRGGTDYLELVHAIFRDVHSLKSEAAALNLEMLEALAHNFEVDLIGLRDRGEVEGSDMVKMTVHLDDMFECAATIREFLDRIGGDAARAPAATTPAQRLVEGWSGLAERIAHDQGKQVRLQMQLEGLERVPAETLTALRAIGLQLLRNAVAHGIEPAQERAALGKPAAGAIAFRSADAGSRQIELSVRDDGRGIDVARVRAALAASGRYTQEQIEALSDRDAMMKIFEPGVSTAADGGDRDAGHGVGMDVVMKQVRAMAGTISMSTKVGAYTEFRIRLPVAEAKPAPAAAADGGDFQLTF; encoded by the coding sequence ATGAAAGACAAGAATGCTGACAGCTTCTGGAAGCGTTATTCGGCGTTGCTGGCCGCGCTCGCGGTATCGCTGCTGATCGCCGCGGTGATGACTGTGCTGAGCGTGCGCCTGGGCGAGCGCATCGGCCAGGGCGTGGTGATCCGCGACGTCGGCGGCAAGCAGCGTACCGCGTCGCAGATCGGTTTGCGCGTGATGCTGGAAATGGAGCGCGATCTGCGCAACGGCGAGGTTCCTTCGCCCGACCTGATGAAGGAACTGCGCGACAGGACCACGCGCATCAACAACACGATCAACGCCTTCTACAAGGGCGGTACGATCCCGGAAGAGGCGGGCAAGAAGCCGCTGGAGCCCGATGGATTCTCCGACGAGATCGTCAGGACCAACCAGGAGATCGACAAGATCTGGCGGCCTTACAACGAACGCATCCAGCGCGTGCTCGCAGCGCCGGCCCCGGATCCGGCGTTGCTCGCCGAGGCGATCAGCTACGGCCGCACCGCGATCGTCGAACTGCAGAGCAAGTTCACCACCCTGGTCGACAAGACCCAGACCCAGAACGAAGTCGACAGCCACGACTTGACCCTGGTCCAGAACGTGGGCGCGGGCCTGCTGCTGCTGAACTTCCTGTTCACCATCTTCGTCGCCCTGGGCCGCCTGCGCGCGGGCGACCGCGCGGTCGCCCAGTCGCACAAGCAGACCGACGACATCCTGGCGACGGTGAAGGAAGGCCTGTTCCTGGTGTCCAGCGACTTTTCCATCGGCGCGCAGATGTCGCGGGCGTTGCCGGAGGTGATGCAGCGCCGGATCGAGCCGGGCATGAGCCTGATCGAAGTGCTGCGCCCGATGGTCGCGGCCTCGACCCTGGAAGCCACCCGCGACTACCTCGGCCTGCTGTTCGGCAAGCGGGTCAAGGAAAACCTGGTCGCCAGCCTCAACCCGCTGTCGGAAGTGCCGGTGGCCGGCGGCAGCGACGGACGCGGCCAGGCCCAGCCGCGCTACCTCAATTTCCAGTTCAACAGCGTGCAGGAAGGCGAGGGCACCGTGCACTTGCTGGTGACGGTGTCGGATGCGACCGAGCGGGTGCGCCTGACCCAGGAAATCGCCGCCGCCAAGACCCGCACCCGCGAGGAGATGGAAAGCCTGTTGCGCGTGCTCAGCCGCGATTCGGCCGAGGTGCGCTTCTTCCTGCACCGCATCGGCGTGGTGCTCGAACGCATCAACGACGATCTGCGCCAGGCCGCGGCGCGCCGCGGCGGCACCGACTACCTGGAACTGGTGCATGCGATCTTCCGCGACGTGCATTCGCTCAAGAGCGAGGCGGCGGCGCTGAATCTGGAGATGCTGGAGGCGCTGGCGCACAACTTCGAGGTCGACTTGATCGGCCTGCGCGACCGCGGCGAGGTCGAGGGTTCGGACATGGTCAAGATGACCGTGCACCTAGACGACATGTTCGAGTGCGCGGCGACGATCCGCGAGTTCCTCGACCGCATCGGCGGCGACGCCGCGCGCGCGCCGGCCGCGACGACGCCGGCGCAGCGCCTGGTCGAAGGCTGGAGCGGGCTGGCCGAACGCATCGCCCACGACCAGGGCAAGCAGGTGCGGTTGCAGATGCAGCTCGAGGGCTTGGAACGGGTGCCGGCGGAAACCCTTACCGCCTTGCGCGCGATCGGCCTGCAACTGCTGCGCAACGCGGTGGCGCACGGGATCGAGCCCGCGCAGGAGCGCGCCGCGCTGGGCAAGCCGGCGGCCGGGGCGATCGCGTTCCGCAGCGCCGACGCCGGCAGCCGCCAGATCGAGCTCAGCGTGCGCGACGACGGCCGCGGCATCGACGTGGCGCGGGTGCGCGCGGCGCTGGCGGCGTCGGGGCGCTACACCCAGGAGCAGATCGAAGCGCTCAGCGACCGCGACGCGATGATGAAGATCTTCGAGCCCGGCGTGTCGACCGCGGCCGACGGCGGCGACCGCGACGCCGGCCACGGCGTCGGCATGGATGTGGTGATGAAGCAGGTGCGGGCGATGGCCGGGACCATTTCCATGTCGACCAAGGTCGGCGCCTACACCGAGTTCCGCATCCGCCTGCCGGTGGCCGAGGCCAAGCCGGCGCCGGCCGCCGCCGCCGACGGCGGCGACTTCCAGCTGACTTTCTGA
- a CDS encoding response regulator, protein MKLLIVDDSNVIRQRIARLAGDARLPNLEIVGQARNGAEALSLFVRHRPDVVTMDLTMPELGGVECTEQIVAIDDNVNILVVSALSDKSTAITALKKGARGFLYKPFTEDQLVEALLEMLPT, encoded by the coding sequence ATGAAACTGCTGATCGTCGACGACTCCAACGTGATCCGCCAACGCATCGCGCGACTGGCGGGCGATGCGAGGCTGCCGAACCTGGAGATCGTCGGCCAGGCCCGCAACGGCGCCGAGGCGCTGAGCCTGTTCGTGCGCCACCGCCCCGACGTGGTGACCATGGACTTGACCATGCCGGAGCTGGGCGGCGTGGAATGCACCGAACAGATCGTCGCCATCGACGACAACGTCAACATCCTGGTGGTGTCGGCGCTGAGCGACAAATCCACCGCGATCACCGCGCTCAAGAAAGGCGCGCGCGGATTCCTCTACAAACCTTTCACCGAAGACCAACTGGTCGAGGCCCTGCTGGAGATGCTGCCTACATGA